The DNA window taggtcatgtaactgtttgttaaatGTAATATGCTTTATGGACTTCACAGGACAGAGGTTGCGCtgcggttttgtgatgaaacaaaggtgtggctGAATTTATTCAGGTTATaaagcaaacaatgcaattatcacaacacataggttgtaatatgttttttttcccccctggcttggcttccccagtgattttacccactcaCCACTactgccctattccctatttagtgcactacttttgaccagggcccataaggcttcCCACTGgatacactggttgaatcaacgttgaccaaaatggaatagacgttgaatttacgtctgtgcccagtgggtttggTTAAAAGTaatgcattatgtagggaatagggtgctatttgggacacagctttTACAGTGTTAGATCTGTAATTGCTTGTTTGAGTCTGCTCCCATGTTAATGTCCAGTACGTTTGTCCATAGTGATTCATTTGTAATAGTCTGTATGAGTGGTCCAGATGGCTTGTCTAGAGTTGGgacctgtcccaaatggcaccctactccctatatggtgcactactattgaccagagcctatggagttggtcaaaagtagtgcgctactagggaatagagtgctatttgggatgcagccttggAGTCGGGTGCCTCCAGCCTGGTCTTAAAACCACTGCATTCCATGGCCAATCAAGAGATTTGTGGTCCCATGACATCATAGCCTATGGAATGAGCTGACACAATCGCTGTGTGGAAAGTGACCTCGGTAACGAGAGATTGAGTGAACTGGGCACTTTCTGTGGTTTTAACTGTCTCTATAAACACAATAATAATTTATCAAAGTTTTCATTCAATACGAATTAGACAtgaggtactgtatgtgtgtctctctgtgaccTAGTGGAGCTTTATTGAGCAAACATCCTCAGATTTTCCATAGTTCAGTTCATTTTCAGACCAGAGCAGgactgttttttttgtatttttttaacacATATACAGTTACAGTATGGAAGAATGCATAATAACCCTTTCGGCTGAACTCTGAGCTATGCACACGAGGTTACACAACCCACACTCActttcattcattcactcactaaCTTACCCTGTGAGTTTCAAAGAGCACAGTCTGGAGAAATGAAGCCCAGGAGGCCTGAGGCTGGCTCAGCACAGAGTGAGTAAACCTGAGGAGGATCTCGGAGGAGGGCATTCTGGTtccaaaatggcactctattccctacatagtgcactacttttgggacCCTGAGCATACCGTCTGCTAATCTGGACAGCAAATCACTTCCTATTGATCGAGTAAGTGCTCTCTCTCCTCAGGAAGTGCATGAGAGACCCTGCACTGTATTTCACAGCAAGCTGGATTCTGGAGTCTGTTCAATCCATTCTTCAATCCATTATTTTCTAACAGCATCCGCCCTCTCAAGTATGAGTGTTAATTTAGGTGTGACTGTATTTTGTTTTGGCTGTCCAGTTCAGAGGTGTATGGGAGAGTGGGAGAGCAAAGTGTCCTCACACAAATCAGAGGCAGTAATTTTACCCTTTGTAAATGGGTGCGGGCCGAGTCCAGGGAAAAGGGGGTGGGGAACCTTTTATTGAGCTCATACTGTAATTAGGTACAGCTGGGAAGGAAAGCTGAGGAAATAATACCGTTCTCAATATGAAATTATTTTCTTATAGTCCCTCACTCACTCTTTCCCTACCACTCCCAGTTTTTCCCCTTGTTCTTGCCAAATGTCTTTCAGACACAGTGGTGTTCATAAAATATGGACTTTCTTTGGGAGTCTTAAAATTCTAAACGGACAAATGGTGAGGGATGAGGAAAGAGAGCACATAGAGGACAAAGAGGATTGAGAGGAAAGGgtgtggaggagagaaggagagggcaaGTTGCCGGGAGGGACGAAAAACAAGGGAGGGATGCATACAAAGATCACAGGCAGGGGGAAAGGAGAACTAGGAAGGAGGTGGTATGGAGTGAGAAAGCCAGAACAGCGGTGAGGGACAAGGTCTTGGTTTAAATCAGTTTCACAAAGCTAATAAAATCAGGTTTTGGAAATACATGATCAATTTATAATTGTTTTAACAACACAGTTTGAGGATGGTTTACAGTTGCTTTGGTAAGACATTTTGAAGAAAAATACAGATAGGGTTTTCATGTGGTATACTGAGAATAAATACAGCTTTAGTTGTGGAGGAACAATGATAACATTACAAAGCCATTACATGCTATTACAAGAACATTATACATGAAAATAAACTGGCACAAGGCTTTCACAACAATCAAACTCTGTCTGACAAAACACATACAACTGACATCTTGTTAACCACAATCAGAATAACTGGAAGATTAAATAAGCAAAAGGAGCAGGTAGAAATTAAAAAATGGAAATGCTTGACAGTCTTAAAAGTCTTTCATTCTCGTTGATATACTCTGGTGCACACAACATCCCCAGCGCTCATTGTCTGAAAGAAAATGACAACAAAATGAATACAAAACTCAGATAAATCAAACACATACTTTTCCCCAAACACAGTTAAAGGATCACTGTTGTAGGCAATAGAAATGTATGCTTTACCAAAATGAGTTCACCATCATTGGTCACTTCACGGGTCCAGGCAGTCTTAGGGCCCTCCCCTTTCTGCAAAGTCTGCTCACAGCTGATCTTGCTATCTGTCTCCCAGCGAGGGGTACTCTGGAGGACATAGGAAGAAGGCCATGcaaggatttaacaagtgacactgCATGTTGTAGTGAAGTGGTTAGATAAACACAGTAGGTCTGTGTGTGACCTGAGGCTTCTCATTTGGTACTCAGTACTGTTGCAGCATGTTACTGCTTCTTCAAGTCTGCTAGGCGTTATGTTTGCTGCCCTCCACAaaccataaagaaaatgagaatacTAAACCATCACATAGAACAAATATCAATTTACACACAGATTTTTTTCCCACATGCTTATACAGACCCCATGATTTCATACACTGAGTCCTGGCAAAATATGCACGTACAGTAATAACCCAAATATTTCATGCAACATATGTAGAGATGAAGAATGTGGAAATGGAGTGTTACAGTGCAAGGGCGTCCATCCACTGTGTCCTCATTGAAGGACTGGCCTACGGTGAAGGAGACATGGGTGGTGCGTACGCTGGTGGAGGTCTGGATGGAGAGACTCTCTCCCTGCTGGGTGATCTCTACTGCAGGCCTGGAGGCTGCGGCCACGGCTATCTTCCTGACGAACACGTTCACACCTGGTCATAGGGGACCAATAAGGTATCACAGAAGTAGACTGAGAATGGAGACCTTGGGTGTGtcataaatggcaccctattcactacatagtgctCTAGTTTTGAACAGGGCCCTATGGGGCTTTTGAAAAGTAATGcgttatatagggaatacggttccatttgggatgcatccattgGGATGAAAAGCCATATCACAGCCATCATTCATGACCATTGATTTatgggtacatttacatttacattttagtcatttagcagacgctcttatccagagcgacttacagtagtgaatgcatacatttcatacatttttttctccgtatgGGTAGTGGGAACGACATCAGCGGAGAGGGAGGGTTTGATCTCAGACAGAGCTCTCATTCATTCAACTTCAAGGGATGATTAGCGTAGACCTGACATACAAATAACAGTATGTTACATCAGACTCACTTTCATTCCTCTCGCCTATTCAAAGTAAAATTCTTATCCCTAAATAGAAATCAGACAAACCTTCTCATTGGAGCGAAATTTATGTTTGAAGGGAAATATTTCTGTTGCCCACAGAGAAACCCCTGGAGCGAGTTAGTTGAGGAGTCCCAGGGTACTGAGGGAATGTTGGCCTCACTACCGGCTGACTGAGGGGGCCCATTTCAGGGTTTAGTTCCGTTTACACTGGCTTTAATTACAATCTCATGAGGTCTTGGTTTGAAATGAGGGAAAATATAACATTCCTCCATGGGTCTTTACATTTTAATAGATGCCGTTGACTGGCCCGCCTCTggcctttctgtgtgtgtgtgtgtgtgtgtgtgtgtgtgtgtgtgtgtgtgtgtgtgtgtgtgtgtgtgtgtgtgtgtgtgtgtgtgtgtgtgtgtgtgtgtttaggtgacTGAATGTGTAGGTGGATGGGTACCTCAAAAAGGATAACAAAGGACTTTTAAAACAATAAATCAAGCAAGAAAATTATTGGaaataataattaattaattcCCCATTAAAACCAAACATGTGCACAGAGAAGTATAAACACTTGAGTGGTGTATGTGGCCACAGACCAAGCTGGTTTAACATTTCACCCCATAGCCAAGAGTGGGATGCTTCTCAGGACGCTTTGGTCTTTTCGTACCTTTGCTCCTTTTTGTCACATTTCTGACACATTTttgacagttttattgcttctttaatcaggacaacagttttcagctgtgctaacataattgaaaaagggttttctaatgatcaattagccttttaaaatgataaacttggattagctaacacaacgtgcctttggaacacaggagtgatggtttctgataataggcctctgtacgcctatgtagatattccataaaaaaatctgccgtttccagctacaatagtcatttacaacattaacaatgtctacactgtatttctgatcaatttgatgttattttaatggataaaacattttcttttctctcaaaaacaaggacatttctaagtgatccctaacttttgaacggtagtgtatgttttaaATTTccttgaaatactttgcaaatgagacttatttctatgtgaaaactgaaatggtcGATTAATTCCTTTtcagtagacactcttatccagagcaacttacagtagagtgcatacatttttcatacttttcatactggtcccccattggACCCACAATCCTaacattgcaagcgccatgctctaccaactgagccacatcatcacatcatcacaaaccacttCATGTCTCAATGTACTCAGTTACTGTATTGTGCAGTGTTTTTCCTCATTGTGATGGAAAGTAtacaggtacaaacctagatgaccagccttTGTACAATATAGTAATGTACATTTACACTAAGTGGCttgtaaggatggtaaattaGTACTGAacaaaaagtggttgttttccatgttatttggtcaagaaaaatatttaatctGATGTGGATGTTTTATGTCTTTGCCcataactttgcaccttttgatgtaaatgtttgaggacagggttttTTCTTTCTAGATTCCATTAAATGATAATCGCAGAGAAAGGGATAGGGAaacaactcttacaattccaaatattgaatcctgcaagattctgttcttaattatacaactacCTTTTTTGCCAAAGCCAgatgctgatttttttttatatcagcCTGCTAATAATACTAAGAGGCCCAGTGCACAAAAAGTGCTTTTGTGAAAAATAAAGTTTTTTAAGAACACATATTATTTTTAGTGATATTTTTAGGCCtaattcagatttttcagggggtgctgcagcactctcagcacccctacttcccgtgtGGCTGTGTGAAAATACTCACCCAACGCTTTCAGGAGTTCTTCAAAGTTTTCAGAAGTCTTCATTTTCCACATCCCAGAGAAGTTTGCAATTTTACGGTCCATTTCCGATGTAAATAGTTTGTTATAGTAGTCGATTATTACAGAAAAAAGATAGTCAACATTATTATTTTGTTCTCTGCAGACCCATAAAATAAACTGTTTGCAGCTCTTCTGACTTTTCTCTGTGTTTTGTCTCGCAGATTACTTGGTGCTCTCTGTTTGctccctctgcctcctctctctctctttcattcagaGGTTGATTCAATCTGGTCGGCGCACTCTTGTTTGGCGTAAGCGCGACACGCGCGCCCTGGGTGGTAATGAATAGCAAGAATCCCACCATGGAACCAAAGACCATGGAACCAATGAGCACGCTCCACCCAGGTGCTTGTTCCTTCTTCTCAAGCATTGGTGGAAGAATCTAGAATTTTGACTCTATATTAACATAAAATAGCCTACTGAAATATGTAGACGCTAGATCTATTACTATTACATTATATAATATTGCTTTTTGTAAGCTAGGTTACATACATTTTTAGTAGGTGTAACCTTTTATATCGTGCAAGTTCAATAGAGTGGGCTTTTATTGCCAAACAAACTGCAAGAAGAtgcctgtcacggttgtcgttggtaatggaggaccaaaacgcagcaggtatgtgtatgctcatcttgatgtttatttactttcaaaaatgaatatcaaaataacaaaaccacgagAACGAACGAAATgaacgaacaacaacaacaacaacaacaacaacaacaacaacaacaacaacaaacagtctggcaaagcataaggctcaacacagaacaatctcccacaaaatacaagacaaacacacccaactaatataggacttccaatcaaaggcaacaccaaccagctgccttcaattggaagtccaaccccaattaactcaacatagaaccacacacactagactaaacatagaatacatgaaaaccaaacagtgcccaaaaaccccggaatacttaaatcaaatgccacttcaacaaacacaccaccccgaaccacataaaacgaataccctctgccacatcctgaccaaactacaatactaattaaccttatactggccaggacgtgacaatgcccCCTTATTAAGAAAGTATGCTTGCACTTTGAAGTTGAATGGCGCCAGCGGGGTAAATCTGGTTGTGGACCTCAAATCAAGAATTTGGGCAATTGAGTAATGGGATAAGAAAGGAATATAGTAGCTCCTATTGAAAACGTCAAGTTTGTTAAAGAGGATCCCATCCTAAAGAAGATTAAGATTTTGTAATGTGAAATCagatgggttgggttgggttagcTCCTGGGTTGGGTTAGCTCCtgtagaaagagaagagaagtGTAGAGGGCAATGAGATGACACCAAGATAAGAAATCCGGAGTTGGGTGATGTCAATCAACGACCCATGGTAATCATCCATATGAGGATATTTCCTATCATGGACTGGCTCTTATCAATGAGCACATTCGAAAAATTACACATTGACAATAGATCAATcgaaaaataatattattttcaaaaaaaaaaaaaaaaaaaaaacattttttataaatatttgtAATTATGCCTAATTGCATTCACAAATCTATTTAAAGAATAGGCTACCTTAAAGCACAGAAAGGTTTCTTGTTTGACACATAGGCCTAAATTCTGTGAGAAACTAAGTTCTAGACCTTTCTGGAACAGAACGCAGTTTCAAGTCTttacatgtttgtgtgtttgcaaaATGACAGACATATATTGTAAGTAACTGAAGAAAGACCACTATCTCGTCCTCATTGCTCTTTCCATCCCTTTGGTTGCACTCCAGTGAAAATCCTCTCTTCCAAAATACAAGTCATGACATTCAAGCAACTCACTTTTCATATAGCAATAACGGAAAGTAGGGGAAAGTGAGCATGTTAGTCTGCAATCATACGTGAGTCTGCGACCATACAATTTGTCACGCTTTAAAGGCGTTACTTAACAGAGTGAGAGATCAAAGTCAAATGGACCACAGCAACagaggtgagggtgagggtgtaAAATGagacaaccctctctctctctaccactctcctctcaATTACATTTaaggagctttattggcatgggacacatatgttaacattgctaaagcaagtgaaatagataataaacaataacaaaaatcaacagtaaacattacactcagaaaaaatccaaaagaataaagacatttcaaatgtcatattatgtctatatacagtgttgtaatgatgtgtgcaaatagttaaagtacaaaagggaaaataaataaacataaatataggttgtatatacaatggtgtttgttcttctctctcactccccgcCCCCGCCCCATCCCTATCCAAATGTCCAGAGGTAATTATGAGactcccatttctctctctctaaatgtcAAGAGATAATTACCAACCAATTCTGTCCCACTGGTTCCTTCTCCTCCACAGCCTCtttacaccccccctccctctcctcttctcttcctctccctcctgccaAGAACATTTCAACAAGTCTGGATCAAAACTGATTTCCCTGGAAACCTGATACTGTATATTCAACCAACCAAAACAATTCAACCCAAAACATGTTGTTTGCAGAATATTCTAGTTTTAAATATTCTAGTAAACATCCCCCATCCCCATGTAATTTAACTCTGCTTTCCCATTAGAGCAGCTCAATAACATACTTCAGAATTCAAATGAGATGTAAGCACTCACCCCCTTTTATCTCTACCTGAAGAATACTGTTGAGCCTGAAatcacatagtgcactacttttaaccacagCCCTTTGGACACAGTCTATGAAGCGAAGAGGCCCAGCTGAGAACTTAGTTAGAGAAAGGAGAAGGTCCTCTGGTAAAAGGGAAATGTGAGGACGTCTTCGCCTTGTTGTTATGACGACCGGTACCATTTCAAACTCTTGATTGTTCATGTTTCCCCTGAATGTTGTCTCATTTTACAGGAAATTATCACTGAGGAGCAATTGAGGGAAACAGGCATTCCCAATGtatgattgtgtgtttgtgtcgtgatagggtcaattccatttcatttCAGATGACGTGATGATTGACATTCAATTCAAGAATAAATAAATTAAAGGcaataaaaaaagtgttttttcaTAAATTCTAAGGATTTTCATTAGTTCATTAATTTGATTTTAATTCATCGATGGCCATAACTGATGGAATTAAAACGGAGCTGAGTGTAATGAATATTGTTACATTAATGCCCTCCATATTGCCATTTTGTGTTGAGTGTTGGAAACACAGGTAAGAAATGGAATGGAATAAAAACAACATGATCTAGTACCACCACATTGATATGACTTTTATAAAAAAGAGCTACCTGATTTGTAGTAATTCAATATTTGACATGATTATGAAATATGAATCTTGTTCTgtccaataaaataaaaaatatttatgtTGAGTGCATGATACATGTAAAGCTTCATCACAGGATAGGATGTCGATGTAGCGCCATCTAGTGTTGAATGCGATTTTCTGATTATGATTTTCTATTATTgtggaaaataagattttgtacTATTTTGCTTCCACCCTGACGACTGCATGTAGTGTACCAGTCACAAAATGTCTTTGTTTTGTTGCTTGGACGGTCATGGTCCAAGAGGGCAACGTCGGCGCcggtggcggtcagtgccgtttaagatgaggaaggattaaaaaaataagaatcatgagcatggccttatttccaTTAAAGCAGAtttgatgactgtcattcatatctCATTcatccagttcaatgtaacagcgataggtttaggctccTACATGGTACTCACATTTTCCcgatacccatcatgaggttgctacaacctagcctatgaatgaagcttataacgtaggtgcacacaggtcgtgAGAAACATTTGAGGCGacggacagtgacacatggagagacagtgacacattcaataccgccttgcacaatcttgcctgcatctagctgatctagggtgttatcattagtccaacagttgcaaacaggagtttctattggacaaattcaggtatgtttatccccgtttaagaaacgtttttcaacagaatcggtagAATGAATACACCTCTGATCACGCGGAaatacagttcactttcatagcagccatgatgtattccttctcgcatctatgagCTCTCCTCCTcttaccttttcccttcgcttgtggacttcaatgcacaacacatcagctgtatgtgaccaggcgaaaaaacctttccaacccaaaccatatcataaccgctacacaaagcctacatcattgtcaccatattagctaaagtaacgtcatagtcaacatagcttaTAGAattaacacgttagtaaacccgctacaataatgcagtaatgttacagtgtcAGTAAGCAGTTCAGcacttacaccggcgggccccgtgGCAATAAATTTGTGAAACCAAAAGCTTactttgacttggaagagttccagtgctgTGTTGGATAGTcaaatctctctctatccctctcttgtTCAAAagtgttcaactattgtctttctctttctttgagtcaaatactcaccacattttatgcactgcagtgctagctagctgtattttATGCCCTCAGTACTAGAtacattctctgatcctttgattgggtggacaacatgtcagttcatgctgcaagagctctgataggttggaagaTATCcttcggaagttgtcataattactctgtaattctatggaagggggtgagaaccatgagcctcctaggttttgtattgaagtcaatgtatccagaggaggacagaagctagctgtcctccggcttcaccatggtgctaccctacagagtactGTTGCGGCTACTGTAGTCCTTCATTgcaaaaaaagtgtgttttaatcaattatttggtgacgtgaatatatttagtaaaaTTTTATCTACAAATGatcactttttaaatgtttaacaattttacaacatacagaagtgcgctggttatcaaggggacAAGTATTGACACGCTTTTTTGAactgagagacgagcttaaagtttttttTACCGACCATAATTTtaacttgtctgaccgcttgcatgatgacgagtttctcacatgactggcctatctgggtgatgttttttctcgcctgaatgatcagaatctaggattacaggaactctaaaaataaagagcaaaattattgattattattatttgtgccctggtcctataagagctctttgtcacttcccacaagccgggttgtgacaaaaactcacactcattcttatgtttaatacatgtattgtatattgtgtgtgtggcaggcttacaatgatggcaaaaaacaacatctgagagtgcgctgaccctggtgctagagggggtacgcagctggaggttgaatgtttgaaggggtacgggactataaaaagtttgggaaccactgccgtagaggattggagtgatccatatagctcacataaccgtggttacattttctttatttattttatttatttcacctttatttaaccaggtaggcaagttgagaacaagttctcatttacaattgcgacctggccaagataaagcaaagcagttcgacacatacaacaacagagttacacatggagtaaaacaaacttacagtcaataatacagtagaaaaataaggctatatacaatgtgagtaaatgaggtgagataagggaggtaaaggcaaaaaaggccatggtggcaaagtaaatacaatatagcaagtaaaacactggaatggtagatttgtaatggaagaaagtgcaaagtagaaatagaaataatggggtgcaaaggagcaaaataaataaataaatacagtaggggaagaggtagttgtttgggataaattatagatgggctatgtacaggtgcagtgatctgtgagctgctctgacagctggtgcttaaagctagtgataagtgtttcgagtttcagagatttttgtagttcgttccagtcattggcagcagagaactggaaggagagacggccaaaggaggaattggcttgggggtgaccagagagatatacctgctggagcgcgtgctacagctgggtgctgctatggtgaccagtgagctgagataaggggggactttacctagcagggtcttgtagatgacatggagccagtgggtttggcgacgagtatgaagtgaggaccagccaacgagagcgtacaggtcgcagtggtgggtagtatatggggctttggtgacaaaacggatggcactgtgatagactgcatccagtttattaagtagggtattggaggctattttgtaaatgacatcgccgaagtcgaggatcggtaggatggtcagttttacaagggtatgtttggcagcatgagtgaaggatgctttgttgcgaaatgggaagccaattctagatttaactttggattggagatgtttgatgtgagtctggaaggagagcttacagtctaaccagacacctaggtatttgtagttgtccacatattctaagtcagaactgtccagagaagtgatgctggatgggcgggcaggtgcgggcagcaatcggttgaagagcatgcatttagttttacttgtatttaagagcagttggaggccacggaaggagagttgtatggcattgaagctcgtctggagggttgttaacacagtgtccaaagaagggccagaagtatacagaatggtgtcgtctgcgtagaggtggatcaaagactcaccagcagcaagagcgacatcattgatgtatacagagaaaagagttggcccaagaattgaaccctgtggcacccccatagagactaccagaggcctggttcaccaactacttctgtcagagaagtagttggtgaaccaggcgaggcaatcatttgagaaaccaaggctattgagtctgccgatgaggatgtggtgattgacagagtcgaaagccttggccaggtcaatgaatacggcagcgcagtgttgtttcttatcgatggcggttacgatatcgtttaggaccttgagtgtggctgaggtgcacccatgaccagctctgaaaccagattgcatagcggagaaggtgaggtgggattcgaaatggtcgataatctgtttgttgacttggctttcgaagaccttagaaaggcaaggtaggatagatataggtctgtagcagtttaggtcaagagtgtcccctcctttgaagagggggatgacagcagctgctttccaatcttttggaatctcagacgacacaaaagagaggttgaacaagctagtaataggggttgcaacaattttggcagatcattttagaaagaaagggtccagattgtctagcccggctgatttgtaggggtccagattttgccgctctttcagaacatcagctgactggatttgggagaaggagaaatggggaaggcttgggcaagtagctgtggggggtgcagtgctgttgaccgcgttaggggtagccaggtggacagcatggccagctgtagaaaaatgcttatt is part of the Salmo trutta chromosome 34, fSalTru1.1, whole genome shotgun sequence genome and encodes:
- the LOC115173290 gene encoding cellular retinoic acid-binding protein 2 — protein: MDRKIANFSGMWKMKTSENFEELLKALGVNVFVRKIAVAAASRPAVEITQQGESLSIQTSTSVRTTHVSFTVGQSFNEDTVDGRPCTSTPRWETDSKISCEQTLQKGEGPKTAWTREVTNDGELILTMSAGDVVCTRVYQRE